DNA from Solenopsis invicta isolate M01_SB chromosome 4, UNIL_Sinv_3.0, whole genome shotgun sequence:
aatacgttgaggaaaaaattactaaattttaataaacatttattcaagtagtactaatgaaatatttactaaatttataaatatatatttatttagtacagaaccactaatttaatttgatcATCACTTTTTCTTATATACAGATATTTATGTACcataagtattttatttgttctattcaaataaatatttattaaaatttagaaattttttttctcagtgtattattGCTTTTTtcgtaaagtaaaattaatttttttttctttattataataacgcATGTATATTGCTTAAAACTGTAGAAAGAATTTAGATCAAAAAGTCAGTTTGATCGAGTTCAGAGTTTAAATCGGGTGTTCGAAATTCGTATGAATATATCGGAAAGAGATCAACATTAGCAACGTATTTACCGTTGTTTCATCCTCGTGCAAGACCTGATCGTATTCGGACATCGCCACGCAGAAGATAATTGCAGTTACATCTTCGAAGCAATGTATCCATTTCTTACGTTCGCTCCTTTGACCACCTACATCAAATAATCTAGAAAAAAGACACAGATAAAAATAGTCGATGTTTTATTGTCTAAACCATTTTAgtctttaaatctttatttcaatcactaCATTCCGTTACATTGAGACATTATTCGAAAATAATTTCGATAAACATAACATCAATGTTCACGCGTGCAATTCTGACAAGCTTATGCACCGTTACGGTGCATAATGTCTCTTCTTAGTTAGTTTTCAATCGGCACTTGATATCGCTGAGAGGCTAGTACGGTTTGATTTAGCGCGGCCATAATTATCTCGACACGCGTTTTAACGACGTTAACGACGCTAATTTTCGTTCCTCTCCGACGAATGGAAAGAAGTATTGGCTGCGTACACGACTCATCGCTCGGCTTCGTTCCAAGCAAACGCTCGAATTATCACGGTAATGACTCACGCGTCGACCATTCATAACGAGGTAGCCGCCTCACATCTCCGATCAGAGCTCGCTCGCGAGATTACACAAATGAGTCGGCATAAATGAAACAGGAACGATTGATATCATCACGCGCAAAACGATCCTAATTAGTGCCGCGGGTTTATtacaatgaataatttattacgaCACGTAATTCCCATTTTAATTCgtttcatataaatttctatttaattacgTAATCGAAAGGGAATCTCGACTTACTTAAAGTTGAGGTTTTTGAATGAGAAGTGGACTTCCACAATTCCCGTCGTTTTTACTCGAGTCCTGAGAATATCCTGTTCCGTTGGTTGGTAGTCCCTCTCTCCTAATCGTTCCAAGTCGTCTAggaagctataaaaaaaaaaaaacggatttgTAAAAAGCGTTGCAGAGTTGTAATTCTGTCATATATTGACGATGCCATATTTCGACTACCTCTAAAGTATTTCAATAACATTATCATGAATTAGTTCATCTCGCGTTAAACGTTTTGACTCGTTCGTCATTTCTTAAAGCgatgaaataacttttctctTTAATTAGTTCCGTCTTATTCACTTCTATACCAGAAAAAATACAAGGTTTTAACACAAGCGAAGTATCTAAAAACTTAGCTGCatcagaatttaaaaataattctggaTAACGTGGATCACGCTGTTAAAAAATAGCtagcaaaaatttaatgtaatgtaacaaaaataaatttcaagcagatacataaaaacaagatttaatgtctttaaaaatacactgaattttatgcataatacttgagttatagatacattaaattcaatgtatttgtGTGACTTAAAAAagcattgaattttatttttaacagtttattaaaataattatgtggctcaataaaaataataatgctgCAGAAAGTATTGATATTCTAGCATCCAGCTTGAACGTcttacagaattattttaagAGTCCCACAAAATTATTTCcagatctgtatctaactaaattctTAGATACTTCAGCAGAACCGTTCTTTTCGCGTAcaaatattgttcttttattatacGTAACGCCTGCAAACGCTACACTTTTTCGTTTCTCCGCTAAATTAAAGAACAATAAATTCTTGATTGACCACTATTATTTAATTGGCTAACAAATTagcatttataaattcaaatttaattctgAGCGACCAGAGTATTATATTTCAGGTGGAAAGAACAGATTTtgccaaaatatttaaaaatttagctagatccaaatttaaaaattaatttttgaaatgtaaatcgTCAAAATAAATTGTGTAGGCTCAGTAGGTATAATgataatgttgcaaaaagtttaaacgtcctgtaattattttgagtgttctacaaaattattttcaaatctgtatccagctaaatttttagatgctttaacaaaaccattctttccgtatataaatgcttttttttctgCATAACACGCTACAAATGCTGCACCTTTCAATTTTCCGTTAAATTAAAGAACAATAAATTCTTGATTGACTACTATCGATTAATTGACGATAAATCAGCAATATGTTTATACAATAAGCCCAATTTCGATTTCGAGAAATGAGAGCGTTTAAGGTGGAAAAAACAGGTATTGTGCaccaaagtatctaaaaattgagctagatttgaaaaattgagccagatttgaaaataattctggATAACgtggattaaaataattatgctgaatcattaataattatgcTGAATCATTATGCGccaataaacataataataatgctgcaaacagtttttacgttctatacggaaagaacaattttgctggaatacagatctgaaaataattatgctgaatcattaaaaaaattgtatcggatattTAACTTGATTACTAGAACGTCAAAATTATTTGCAGCAATCATTTACTTTGCTggctcaacataaaattatttttcgatctCTATCtaggtatatttttaaatgccgCAAGTAATACTGTTCTCTCTGTGCAGCAATCAATTTTGAAcgtcctacgtaattattttgagtgtcctgcaaaattattttcagatctgtagctAACTAAATTTTGAGATACCTCAGCGAAACCGTCCTTTCGGTGTACAAATTTCATTCTTCTACACAACACATCAGCAAATGCTGTACCTTTCGATTCTCCactaaattgaaaaataataaattcctcATTGATCACTGCCGATTAATTGGCGATAAATTAGCATCTGTTTAAATCTAAATTCGATTCTGAGCGATGAGAGCGTTTGAGGTGGAAGCTAGGGCGCGGCTCGCAACAAGTAGCTGGAAGCGAGCGGATATAATAAATGGCGTTACTGTAATCGGGTCTTCGTAAACTGCCGTGCGAACTGGCCGCTAGAACGAGGAAACGTTTCCGCCGGTTCAAACGCCTCGGAAATTTCTCGTCGATCGTTCGCAAAACCGGCGCTATTCACGATACTCGCAATTTAATACCGAATGTGAAACACGCAATCAAATCCGATTACTTTTCTCCCCGTTTCAGTCGTACCCTTTCGATATGACAGACCCAATAGTataatgttcaaataaataatgaaaaaaaaaatttatgaatcatTATCATTATCGCAAATTACGTTAAtgtattgcaaattaaattggTTCCATTAGCGGCTTAACAACTCTGTTTCCCGATGTCGAATATGAAATGTTGAGTGCGAGTGTTAAATATTGATTACCGGATGATGCACaagttgaataataaatattcagcAATGAGAATATTAATAGATAGTAggaataacaattatttatgtcGGAGCAACATCATTGGGATGAAGACGATTCGATGTCATTTTCGATAATAGCTAACAAAATCAAAGTAGTTCTCCGTAAATAGTCCGTACCGGCGAATGGAATCACCGAGTAGCCCATGCATCTCCCGAGAAGCGAACGGGGAAGTGAAAGGTTAGGAAAAACCACGCAGCATCTTTTTAAGCCTTTGCGTTTAGGGGCTGCAAGATGAGGGTTGCAAGATTCCTTCTGGCTTCCGTAATGAGAAAAAAGGAATGAGATGAGAAAGGGGAGTAATTGGAAGCTGATGGTGAAGAGGACTGATGATGGATGAATTTCTGACAAGGAAAGAGAGGGCGAGGAAAAGAAAAACGCGACAGTAAGTAACAGTAAGACAATATGGGAGAATAGGAGTTGAAACGAAAGGGTCCAGAATATGaaagagcgagagcgagaaagagagacagacagacagagagagagtgCGCAGGAAATGGAAGCAAAGATCGAAGCACGGGGGAATCAGGCCGCCATGAAGGATTCGACGATTCAGGACACGCTAAAGCCGAGACGAGCGAGCGAGTCCTAGTAATACCTCCCCGGGGAGAGAAGAAGCTTAGATTTTTCCGGCACGAGAGAAAGGGAAGAGAACGCGAGGAGAGAGAAATCGCGAATAAACCGGGCAGAAAATAGGAGAAAAGGTGTAGTTCGCCGGAATCCCGCTCGGCCATCTTGGTCGCATGCCACGTGACACGGGCGTGGCGTGACGTCATCTGCGATCAATAATGACGAGATGCGCATGAGGGAGAAGAAGAGAATCCCCGAAGAACGGCGGTAAAGAGAAAagatgaaagagagagacggagagaaaggaagagaagtTGGCGCGTGTTTCTCGTAACATTTTGACTATAGGAGCCACCCCCGTATCATCGCCCCACCCTCCACCCCATCCCTCCCTTTCACGACCTCGTCTTCGGGCAAACCTgtcgcatctctctctctctctctctctctctctctctctctatccacccccctccctcccttccaCGGCACTCACCCCTTCGCGACTTCTTCCTCGGGAAATTCGCATTACCCTCTTCCGGTCCGCCTCGCGAAACGAAATTCCCGCGGCAGTTCCCTATACGCCAAGTTCCCGAGGGTTTTATTCAAGAAAATCCCGTCCCTACTCTTGGAATGTTCATCTTTCGGGTTTCGGAAGACCCACGCCTTCGTCCTTGATGAGTCTTTGAACCGTATTGCGATTGAGTTCTCCCCGAGAATATCGAAGGGACCGGAATGTCGTGGCTTGGgaattataagtaaattaaaaatgggaTCTTTCTCTCGTTAGAAGAAACGcccaaaatttttaagaattcgCCACGACTTTACGTCAACGTATATTTCTTCCTGTGTTTCAACATGTGGCATTCGCAGCAAGCGGAGAAAAAATTTCCTCTCTGACAAATTCTTTCCTAATTTTTCAACGCGAGAACTCCAAGATTAATGGCTCTATAATACTTGTTTGTCTTAAAATGCCAAACGACActaatctatttatatataaatttggtCTATTAATATCAGTATCGGTCatcttcaatttatatatagataacGTGGGTTAAGCATAATCTTTTGCTTTCTCATTAATCAATTTCTGAGCGGAAATCGAACgcaaataattaaactaaaaaatgcaaaacttaCACGGAAAAGAAATTAGTACAACAATTTTTGTcgataaaatcttgaaagaattgaTCACCTTGAACAAACATAATAAACATACTTTCTTACATGAAGAATCAAATTTTAAGCAAGttacgtctgtttaagattatcaacatcttctttcaagattttatattcttgcacATATATgagataataatttgttaatttgatattaattttttttctctgtgttgGCTCGGAAGAACATAATGCAATAAGATCTATAACAGCAATTTGTTTCTGTATATACTCTGAAAAaggagtttggtaatagctaccaaatgttgagtgaaataataccaattaaatatttggttattgtgtaatcaaaaataattttacttgtctaaatattttgtgaatgttactaaatttgatacttgctaaatattcagaaaagtaaaattatctttggttatattaagcaaatatttaattagcattattttatttaggtagctattaccaaattctttttttattgtgctcagatttattattaaaaatatcatgagATATTGTACGATGTtggcaaataattaatataattcggAAAATGGACTCGCGTTTTGCATTCAGCCGCGAATATCACCGCTCTTATCGAAAAGGCATCGACTTTCGTCATACACGTTTATTAGGGGCGGTAGGGTCTCCTTGGTGAATGATATATTAAGCGatggcgagagagagagagaaagcgcacTTGCGTGTGCAATAAGTATGCTGTATGCGATATCGAACCCGGTGCGAAACCGCAGTGCGGTTTATTAAAGCTAAGAACGGCGCCAGAAAACGACGTGTGTCCCGTGGCGTCGAgaaggaaaaaaatgaaaaagaccGTCGCCTCTCGTATTGCGTGCAGACGGCAGAACACGTATATGCGCTCCAATCGGAGATCCTGCCGCTAATAGTCAGCGACAGGACCTCGCAACAGTGGTCACTTGACGACGACGTGGCATACATATACTACCCTGCGCGATTAAATCTTTCGTGACCAACTTGTTTATACAACGCTTTGATTTCCCTTCCAGTGTCCAATAAGGGGGATCCCTCAGAGAAAGAGAGGACAGAGCTCATGAGAAATTATTTCGCGTTGGATTatgaaaatgaattgaaatgtgATGGGTAAAAAATCCCGgataaattagatttaaaatttagagCTAGTCccctttttaatcttttatttatttatttattttttttttttttgttcaaacgAATGCGCTAATTTTCAACCTCACCCACAGTCctattgtaaaagtaaaaaaagatagAGGAATTGTGTATTTTCgcgaaaataattacattgcggataatgttggaaaaaataaactcattcttttttttaatcacgttATTTGCGATCGGCTCGTCGAGTGTCGTTAATTCGACTTTATCGAGAGGAATAGATCCGCAATCATTATTACGTGCACTCATCAAAGGATcccgtaataaaaaaatttaaaaaaacgtatgCTTGGCGCAGATAACTGATGAAAGTATTGGAAAAACAGCGCTACATCGAGATATGCAAGCGCTACTGCAAAATCAATATCCAGCGAAGGGGGCAGCGCGGAAATATGCCTGCGAAACGCACCGAGAGGGAGAGGAGGAACGACAAGTCTCACGTTCAGGATGAGGTTTGCTCATACTCCGCCCTTTCGTACACGCGAATTCTCAAGAGTGAAATTCAAGCCCCGAATACCTTCCCCGGCGCAAAAAGCATCAAAGTCGAAATTGTTCTCGCGCATTAATATTAATCGCGcatgaatacaaaaaaaagcCTCATTGGTAAAAGCTTTCGTTTTTGCCGGAAATAATTCctgattaaataatatagttcAAATTCGTAAACATTCtctctatatacatatacatatatatgtataatctgCAAACGTTATTTTCAATGGTATTATTTTGCAGTGGAATCGAACGGATTATTATATATCGATAATACAGTCATTAATTGTTTTTTGGAACGTCAGAAAATTTCGGGACATTTAAATTCTTCGAAAGACGATCGTTTTAGGAATGATCGCTACTTACTATTTCGCGGAGTCGTTCAACTGATACTCGTTGCTCCTGCCGAAGCACTCCTGCACCCCATTATCGTTCCACAGCCTCTTCATAGCCGCCAGCAGTTCTTCGCTAAAGGGTTCCGTGTCTTCCATTCTTTGTATTACGTCAAATACCATTTTTGCGTCCGTCTGCAACCACGGGAAATATGTAAATCCTTACGCTCGAAATAATTACGCTCATCGCGCCGATTGAATCGCAAAGCCTGCTGCTGCGCGCTCCAGTCTTTGCCGAACACATTAATTTCCAGTTACAAATAATATCGcaacattaaacaaatattacgagcgattaatatttgtttagtaTTACGATAAATAACatcgtaatattaaataaatattaatcgtaCGTTGGAGTATTCCCAATATCTAATTACTTAACAGGAATAATTAGTGGAATTTTTCCCTGCGATATATAATTTACACAGGTGTCAAGTGgaatttaatttccttttaaaatcaatattatttacgcgattaatattgcacatatatgtataatattgattaatattatacgTTAATATTATATGCGCGGAATgaatggttttgctaaagtatctaaaaaattttgtctggATGCGGATCTGAATAATTTCGTTGAACCGCCAAAACAatttatgtaggacgctcaaccTGGTTGCCGAAATGTCGAAACTTTTTGCTCTCGTCATGCTTGAACgtccatcataattattttggtgatccaacaaaattattttcagatccgtatCTAAATTTCCAGATACTTCAGTAAAATCGTTCTCTCtatattttaaacgtaaaaaaaaaatataatcatgaCAGTACTTTTTGCAATTCCTCTATaagatacaattattttataatccgcGCGAACATGCAAAGAGTCATAAAGCGCGTATTAAGGAGAGATGGTCAATGATTATTCGTACGATCTTGGGGGTGGGGGTGGCACGCATCCGACAAGTCGGATCACCTTACGCGATCGCGCTTTAGACGGCTAATCAACCAGGCAACACGTTATGATTCGCCGTTGAATGCTTCATTCATTAGATAACCGTTGGCACGTAGTAAACCACATTCTGGATGTCATGTCATGCCTCGCGAGTTAAAATGGTCGATACacaacatttaaataacatacgAGATGTATACGACCGATATGCGTGTTACTGAACCGTTTCCATAATTTTGCAGTTgacatttcattgaaattaaatGAGCGATGCACGTGTATAGACGTATCCTCGAAAATATGGATGAGAGCGGCATATCGCGTTAATAAATTGCAACTGAAGTATAGGGTAAATTTTTGCGGCGCGCGATAGTTTTCGTTTTCAAACTAATAGCGAGAGCCGAAGCAGCTTTGTGAAGTTGACTTGAGAAAATTGTGGAGCCGTATCTCCTTTgcgctaaataaataaatatactgtAACACACATCGGCTTGATGAAACAAAGGCGGCGAGTACAAAACAATGAGACTTCGATGAAACGCAAATGTGTGTCAAACGTATAAACTGGAAATTAGCAGGCTCGAGCTATTTCGAAGTGGCTCTATGCGCGTGGCAGTTGATCACGCGTGTCGCAGTTGCAAATTTATAGTTGGACGGAATCTCTCCCCCGTGACAACAAACTCTTATCGTCTAACCGAAGCATTCGAGTAGACACAAGTGCACGTTACCTCTCGCTCGTTGGTGTGAAAGCTGATGCCCAGATTAGGCATTGCTCTGAGAATAGCGACTAGAGATTGTATCGTGTTACTGTATACGACGGGTTTGTACTGCTTGAAGTCTTCCTGCGTGAAGCCGCTCTCGTGGATAATTCTGAAAGCAGAAGCACGCGTTAGCACGTCTccgcgaggcgaggcgagagACATCGGACACGCATGTGGGATGTCTCCTCTCTCCGTAAATATTAGGACATGGGacggggagagggagggagggtgaTTAGTTTGAGGCAacgtttacttaaaaaatactaatagaAGGGGCTACACTTAAAACACAAGCGGTTTTCTGAAAAAGCGGAATGTCGAGGCACTTCGGTAATATCGATACACTTGCACTCATCCGATACGATGCTCGAGTGAATAGACGCGCGGATGTTCCACTTGATTTTAAGTGCCCCCGACTCCTCTCGGCAAGGAGTTTGCAGTCGCGCTATAATATACGCGTGTCACGTGCGCAACGGCTCGAATTAATATATGCCCCGTAGTGTGCGCCCTGTATAAACGCATATATGAATCGCAACGCGCGCTACATGTACTACGTGACTTACATGAGTGCCCATACATATCGTAACAATGTTCGGAGTCAACACAGGTGAATTATAGAGTCGACGGCGCTATGTATACGTATGAAAACACGGTGTAGTATTACGCGGGATAGATCTATGTTCGTACCGGCGCGGTTAAGTATACTTTTCTATATATAATCGCTTGCAAAAATATTCCGGATatgatttgtataaaataaaaaaaaaacaaaagaatgtgAGTT
Protein-coding regions in this window:
- the LOC105195608 gene encoding guanine nucleotide-binding protein G(o) subunit alpha, with the protein product MGCAMSAEERAALARSKQIEKNLKEDGIQAAKDIKLLLLGAGESGKSTIVKQMKIIHESGFTQEDFKQYKPVVYSNTIQSLVAILRAMPNLGISFHTNERETDAKMVFDVIQRMEDTEPFSEELLAAMKRLWNDNGVQECFGRSNEYQLNDSAKYFLDDLERLGERDYQPTEQDILRTRVKTTGIVEVHFSFKNLNFKLFDVGGQRSERKKWIHCFEDVTAIIFCVAMSEYDQVLHEDETTNRMQESLKLFDSICNNKWFTDTSIILFLNKKDLFAEKIRKSPLTICFPEYAGEQQYSEAAAYIQAQFEAKNKSTTKEIYCHTTCATDTTNIQFVFDAVTDVIIANNLRGCGLY